Proteins from one Oscillatoria sp. FACHB-1406 genomic window:
- the smc gene encoding chromosome segregation protein SMC has product MVHIKRVELSHFKSFGGTTQVPLLPGFTVVSGPNGSGKSNILDALLFALGLASSKGMRAERLPDLVNHKQAQGRNTAEVSVSVTFDLEGLEAGAIAEFARIPEEQDALPALEWTVTRRLRVTKGGSYSSTFYINGETCTATELHQFLNRLRIYPEGYNVVLQGDVTRIITMNARERREIIDELAGVAEFDRQIGKVRETLGEVKEREERCHIIEEELTRSLEKLAADRTKAEKYQKLKEKIQEKQRWEAVLLWRSLREKTSVLQAQIEAGAMEELQLTAQLTALEAEIGAKSTELDRLNAQVKALGEEEQLSVASSLATQKAKYAQLQQQKGELAAAREETQTAIARAKTEIEQYEAEREALSAESRHLRAETLTQLQSERDRAQTTLETARERATAIAAASQAWVAEQTALSKQVNELQQQLNPQRTEQAQLAERDRQLAQKILDLQQQRRGSEISLATQQETTAQLNPQASQQHIWEIAERLAALESECALEQETQKRLQNEQREKQRQLDKLEATAQAQQESLGTYASQAILQANLPGVCGLVAQLGRVEPSFQLALETSAGARLGNIVVEDDGVAAAAIELLKQRRAGRATFLPLNKIRAPQIPPATSLRYARGFVDYAVNLVSCEPRYREVFAYVFGATVVFETLNDARSHLGQLRMVTLEGDILESSGAMTGGSQQGARSTLHFGKADSGESREVQALRDRIAEIDVIVKRCEQNIREKTGAIAELSSALTELRQQQREQQLRLEQGEKERDRLVREQANLDAQLGQNQQELEKLQARLQLLTMEIPQQEVRLAQLQEQLTQLEASQTHSEWLSMQQEIKRQEGELQEKEAALREAEARLQGLENQQVRLGEKVQESRDRIEREQAREVQIDGQIRETGERLGGLEAQIQATESQLAELTAKMGEVKAERDRAETSLQNIKSDRQHRSWQLEKLQQTQQERQETLTQQQEQLNIQREELIAAERWELATSDETPESPLPLSEQLEQLQQEIRSGQKRLEAMEPVNMLALQEYERTQERLQELTEKVTTLEGERTELLLRIETFTTLRLRAFKEAFDAVNENFQQIFATLSEGDGYLELENAEDPFVGGLNLVAHPKGKPVQRLSSMSGGEKSLTALSFIFSLQRYRPSPFYAFDEVDMFLDGANVERLSSMIKQQAKDAQFIVVSLRRPMIEASQRTIGVTQARGAHTQVLGIKL; this is encoded by the coding sequence ATTTGGAGGGGTTGGAAGCGGGTGCGATCGCGGAATTTGCCCGGATTCCGGAGGAACAGGACGCGCTACCCGCCTTGGAATGGACGGTAACGCGCCGGTTGCGGGTGACGAAGGGGGGCAGTTATTCTTCGACGTTTTATATCAATGGCGAAACTTGCACGGCGACGGAGTTACATCAGTTTTTAAATCGGCTGCGGATTTACCCGGAGGGGTATAACGTGGTGCTGCAAGGCGACGTGACGCGGATTATTACGATGAATGCGCGGGAACGGCGAGAGATTATCGATGAGTTGGCGGGGGTGGCGGAATTCGATCGCCAGATTGGGAAGGTGCGCGAAACTTTGGGGGAGGTGAAGGAGCGGGAGGAGCGCTGTCATATTATTGAGGAGGAGTTGACGCGATCGCTCGAAAAGTTAGCAGCAGATCGAACCAAGGCGGAAAAGTATCAGAAGTTAAAGGAAAAGATTCAGGAAAAGCAGCGCTGGGAAGCGGTATTGTTATGGCGATCGCTGCGAGAAAAAACCAGCGTCCTACAAGCGCAGATTGAGGCGGGCGCGATGGAGGAGTTGCAACTAACGGCGCAACTGACAGCGTTAGAAGCAGAAATTGGGGCGAAAAGCACCGAACTCGATCGCCTCAACGCACAAGTCAAAGCCTTGGGGGAAGAAGAACAGTTATCCGTCGCCTCGAGCTTAGCGACTCAAAAGGCGAAATACGCCCAATTACAACAACAGAAAGGGGAACTCGCCGCAGCGCGAGAAGAAACGCAAACCGCGATCGCGCGCGCTAAAACGGAGATCGAGCAGTACGAGGCAGAACGAGAAGCCTTGAGCGCCGAATCTCGCCATTTACGAGCGGAAACGCTGACGCAGTTGCAATCGGAACGCGATCGCGCCCAAACGACCCTCGAAACCGCCCGAGAGCGCGCGACAGCCATTGCTGCGGCTTCTCAAGCTTGGGTTGCCGAGCAAACCGCCCTCAGCAAGCAAGTTAACGAACTCCAACAACAGCTTAATCCCCAACGTACCGAACAGGCGCAATTAGCAGAGCGCGATCGCCAACTCGCCCAAAAAATCCTCGATCTCCAACAACAGCGCCGAGGGAGCGAAATTTCCCTCGCCACCCAGCAAGAAACCACCGCCCAATTAAACCCCCAAGCCTCTCAGCAGCATATTTGGGAAATTGCCGAACGCCTCGCCGCTTTAGAATCGGAATGCGCCCTCGAGCAGGAAACGCAAAAGCGCTTGCAAAACGAACAGCGGGAAAAGCAGCGCCAACTCGATAAGCTCGAAGCCACCGCCCAAGCGCAGCAGGAAAGTTTGGGAACCTACGCCAGTCAAGCGATTTTGCAGGCAAATCTGCCGGGAGTTTGCGGGTTAGTCGCTCAATTGGGGCGCGTCGAACCCAGCTTTCAACTGGCGCTGGAAACCTCGGCGGGAGCGCGTTTGGGGAATATTGTGGTGGAGGATGATGGGGTAGCCGCAGCCGCGATCGAATTGTTGAAACAACGCCGCGCCGGACGTGCGACGTTTTTGCCCTTGAATAAGATTCGCGCGCCGCAGATTCCGCCGGCGACATCCTTGCGTTACGCGCGCGGATTCGTTGACTATGCGGTGAATTTGGTGAGTTGCGAACCCCGCTACCGCGAGGTTTTCGCTTATGTGTTCGGGGCGACGGTGGTTTTTGAAACGCTCAATGACGCGCGATCGCATTTGGGACAGTTGCGGATGGTGACGTTGGAGGGGGATATCCTCGAAAGTAGCGGCGCGATGACGGGGGGAAGTCAGCAAGGGGCGCGATCGACGCTACATTTTGGCAAGGCGGACAGCGGCGAGTCGCGAGAGGTGCAGGCGTTACGCGATCGCATTGCAGAGATTGATGTTATTGTCAAGCGTTGCGAGCAAAATATTAGGGAGAAAACGGGCGCGATCGCGGAATTATCGAGCGCGCTAACGGAATTGCGCCAGCAGCAGCGAGAGCAACAGTTGCGATTGGAACAGGGGGAAAAAGAGCGCGATCGCCTCGTGCGAGAACAGGCGAATTTAGACGCACAGTTAGGACAAAATCAGCAAGAGTTAGAGAAATTGCAAGCGCGGTTGCAACTGCTGACGATGGAGATTCCCCAGCAGGAAGTCCGCCTTGCGCAACTGCAAGAACAATTAACGCAGTTGGAAGCGTCGCAAACCCACAGCGAGTGGTTATCGATGCAGCAAGAAATTAAGCGTCAGGAAGGCGAGTTACAGGAGAAGGAAGCAGCGCTGCGAGAAGCAGAAGCAAGGTTGCAAGGGTTGGAGAATCAGCAGGTGCGTTTGGGCGAGAAAGTGCAAGAAAGTCGCGATCGCATCGAACGAGAGCAAGCGCGCGAAGTGCAAATTGACGGGCAAATCCGAGAAACGGGGGAACGTTTGGGGGGACTCGAAGCGCAGATCCAAGCCACAGAAAGCCAACTAGCGGAACTGACTGCCAAGATGGGAGAAGTGAAGGCAGAACGCGATCGCGCCGAGACTAGCTTACAGAATATAAAGAGCGATCGCCAGCACCGCTCCTGGCAACTCGAAAAACTCCAACAAACCCAGCAAGAACGCCAAGAAACCCTTACCCAACAACAAGAACAACTCAACATTCAACGCGAAGAACTCATCGCCGCAGAACGTTGGGAACTCGCCACCAGCGACGAAACCCCCGAATCGCCACTTCCCCTTTCCGAACAACTCGAACAATTGCAACAAGAAATTCGCAGCGGACAAAAGCGCCTCGAAGCGATGGAACCCGTGAATATGCTTGCCCTCCAAGAATACGAACGCACCCAAGAACGCTTGCAAGAACTGACTGAAAAAGTAACGACTTTAGAAGGCGAACGAACCGAACTGTTGCTGCGAATTGAGACTTTTACGACGCTACGATTGCGAGCTTTTAAAGAAGCGTTCGATGCAGTGAATGAAAACTTTCAGCAAATTTTTGCCACCCTTTCTGAAGGCGATGGCTACCTCGAATTAGAAAATGCTGAAGATCCCTTTGTGGGCGGATTGAACCTCGTCGCCCACCCCAAAGGTAAACCCGTGCAGCGTCTCAGTTCGATGTCCGGCGGCGAAAAATCCCTCACTGCGCTTAGCTTTATTTTCTCCCTACAACGCTATCGTCCTTCGCCGTTTTATGCGTTCGATGAAGTCGATATGTTTCTCGATGGCGCGAATGTCGAACGATTATCGAGCATGATCAAACAGCAAGCAAAAGATGCACAATTTATCGTCGTTAGTTTGCGCCGTCCGATGATTGAAGCCTCACAGCGCACGATTGGGGTGACGCAAGCGAGAGGCGCGCACACGCAGGTTTTGGGGATAAAGTTGTAG
- a CDS encoding cold shock domain-containing protein has translation MNIGKIDWFGGINNKTGQVNNFGFIKPRENEGSEGIYLNRKNVPPELQARLEPGLYVEFELYEDDLGRKAAILLDLVYCVGVVSWYKDGRGYINCENRPDVRVLDAEYLRKDDIVFFSLKHNAKLNKDEAVLVKKILPSEEDRFIIEKCANSNIPSIYRQFLLNYALTLPASEAVELILERVEKLNIGEKNSLLRGLIEEGKKY, from the coding sequence ATGAATATTGGCAAAATTGATTGGTTTGGAGGGATTAACAATAAAACGGGTCAAGTTAACAATTTTGGCTTTATCAAGCCAAGGGAGAATGAGGGAAGTGAGGGAATTTATTTAAACAGGAAGAATGTTCCTCCCGAACTACAAGCTCGGTTAGAGCCAGGACTATATGTTGAATTTGAACTTTATGAAGACGATTTAGGCAGAAAAGCAGCAATCTTATTGGATTTGGTATACTGCGTCGGAGTTGTGAGTTGGTACAAAGACGGTAGAGGTTATATCAATTGCGAAAATAGACCTGATGTTCGAGTTTTAGATGCGGAGTATCTACGAAAAGACGATATTGTATTTTTTTCTCTCAAACACAACGCTAAGCTTAACAAGGATGAAGCTGTTTTAGTCAAAAAGATATTGCCCTCCGAAGAAGACCGCTTTATCATTGAGAAATGTGCAAACAGTAATATACCGAGTATTTATAGACAGTTCCTCCTAAACTACGCCTTGACTTTGCCAGCTTCAGAAGCAGTAGAATTAATTTTAGAACGAGTTGAAAAACTTAATATTGGGGAGAAAAATTCATTACTTAGAGGACTAATAGAGGAGGGAAAAAAATATTGA